Proteins encoded in a region of the Candidatus Zixiibacteriota bacterium genome:
- a CDS encoding class I SAM-dependent methyltransferase, with protein sequence MDDDNLIRGMNDYYHRRAPIHDERMSYKSNQQMEALFKPIIELLEPFIVDKDVLEIACGTGNWTQILTKRARSVLATDVNQSTLEIARQKEYANPQPRFAPADAYNLDGVEGAFDTAFMADWWAHIPKRKLPRFLNDLHQRLRVSGCVVVVDMLPYDLPDDETESFDSDGNRIHQRTLPGGGLFSVVKNYPSRQELVDTVSQFADEFHYWNNRALKRWVLAYRLRQKGLG encoded by the coding sequence ATGGACGACGACAATCTGATCCGAGGAATGAACGACTACTATCATCGACGTGCACCTATTCACGACGAGAGGATGTCATATAAGTCCAACCAACAGATGGAAGCGTTGTTCAAGCCGATCATCGAATTGCTCGAACCGTTCATCGTGGATAAGGATGTTCTGGAGATCGCCTGCGGCACCGGCAACTGGACGCAAATCCTCACCAAAAGAGCTCGCTCGGTGCTGGCCACCGACGTCAACCAGTCAACGCTTGAGATTGCGCGTCAAAAAGAGTACGCCAACCCACAACCTCGATTTGCCCCGGCCGATGCCTACAATCTCGACGGCGTCGAGGGAGCCTTCGACACGGCTTTCATGGCCGACTGGTGGGCGCACATTCCAAAGAGGAAATTGCCGCGATTCCTCAATGACTTGCATCAAAGGTTGCGGGTATCCGGCTGCGTGGTCGTTGTCGATATGCTGCCATACGACTTGCCCGATGATGAGACAGAGTCTTTTGACTCAGACGGCAACCGAATCCATCAGCGAACACTGCCGGGGGGCGGCCTTTTCTCTGTCGTTAAGAACTATCCCTCGCGTCAGGAGTTGGTCGATACAGTTTCTCAGTTCGCCGATGAATTCCATTACTGGAATAACCGGGCCTTGAAACGCTGGGTTTTGGCCTATCGTCTGCGCCAAAAGGGACTGGGCTGA
- a CDS encoding class I SAM-dependent methyltransferase: protein MNKPDQPNHNDPELLNYYSARAPEYEQIYYRDVPQRQMELAAEVSRLRRLVQGCSVLDIACGTGYWLEKMSQTAEQIAAVDISREMIEQARQKETACPVDFVRGDIYDLPFNSDLFDRVTLGFWFSHHPRQQYDDLFNTLLAYMKENGSIWMIDNNPPAEGLRHNSVGSDRHGNNLIKRRLDSGREYTIIKNYFDAGQLESIFGNRFRVEQLIYGDCYWSVVLKDQG from the coding sequence ATGAACAAACCTGACCAACCGAACCACAACGACCCCGAACTTCTGAACTACTACAGCGCCAGGGCGCCTGAGTACGAGCAGATTTACTACCGCGACGTACCCCAGCGTCAGATGGAACTAGCCGCCGAGGTTTCCCGGCTTCGCCGTCTGGTGCAGGGCTGCTCGGTACTGGACATAGCTTGCGGCACCGGCTATTGGCTTGAGAAAATGTCACAAACCGCCGAGCAGATCGCCGCCGTGGATATCTCCCGGGAGATGATTGAGCAAGCCCGGCAAAAAGAAACCGCTTGCCCGGTCGATTTTGTTCGCGGCGATATTTATGACCTGCCTTTCAACTCTGATCTGTTTGATCGGGTCACCCTCGGATTCTGGTTCTCGCACCATCCCCGGCAGCAATACGACGATCTGTTCAATACTCTTCTTGCTTATATGAAGGAAAACGGCTCAATCTGGATGATCGACAACAATCCCCCGGCTGAAGGACTCCGCCACAACTCAGTCGGCAGTGACCGGCACGGCAACAACCTGATTAAGCGCAGGCTTGACTCCGGCCGGGAGTACACAATCATCAAGAATTACTTTGATGCCGGTCAACTTGAGTCGATTTTCGGGAACCGATTTCGAGTAGAGCAGCTTATATACGGTGATTGCTACTGGTCGGTGGTGCTGAAAGATCAAGGTTAG
- the prfA gene encoding peptide chain release factor 1, whose amino-acid sequence MLEIVGKLESKLKAIDDQMALPEVLSNQKRLISLTRERRQVESILETALKYRQAHAAVDEANQIVASSDDEELVAMAKEELESGVLSLEQLEQELKLKLLPQDPNDDKSAVVEIRAGTGGDEAGLFAADLFRMYQRFADKSNWKIEVMNSHASEVGGFKEIIFSISGDLVFGRMKYESGVHRVQRVPVTETQGRIHTSAVTVAVFPEAEDVDIVIKENEIKVDVYRSSGPGGQSVNTTDSAVRITHLPTGLVVTCQDEKSQLKNRNKAMKVLRARLYDQILSEQQAKITAERRSMVSSGDRSAKIRTYNYPQSRVTDHRIKLTVYKLEQVLTGDVDLLIDPLRHHDQEKKLKLETQV is encoded by the coding sequence ATGCTTGAAATAGTCGGAAAACTCGAGTCCAAACTGAAGGCCATCGATGACCAGATGGCCCTGCCGGAAGTCCTGTCCAATCAAAAACGGCTGATCAGCCTGACACGCGAACGACGGCAGGTCGAGTCTATTCTCGAAACGGCACTGAAGTATCGGCAAGCACACGCGGCGGTCGATGAAGCCAACCAGATAGTTGCATCCTCAGACGATGAAGAACTCGTCGCCATGGCCAAAGAGGAACTGGAATCCGGTGTTTTGAGTCTTGAACAACTCGAGCAGGAACTTAAACTCAAACTGCTGCCCCAGGATCCCAACGACGACAAGTCGGCGGTGGTGGAGATTCGAGCCGGTACCGGCGGTGATGAAGCCGGGCTGTTTGCCGCAGATCTCTTCCGCATGTATCAACGCTTTGCCGATAAGTCAAACTGGAAGATCGAAGTGATGAACTCACATGCATCCGAAGTCGGCGGATTCAAGGAGATCATCTTCTCCATCAGCGGCGACCTGGTGTTTGGGCGCATGAAATATGAGTCCGGCGTACACCGGGTGCAGCGCGTGCCGGTGACCGAAACACAAGGGCGGATACACACTTCGGCCGTCACCGTGGCCGTCTTCCCGGAAGCGGAAGATGTCGATATAGTCATCAAAGAAAACGAAATCAAAGTCGACGTCTATCGTTCCAGCGGACCGGGGGGCCAATCGGTAAACACTACCGACTCAGCCGTTCGCATCACTCACCTGCCGACCGGCTTGGTTGTCACCTGTCAGGATGAAAAATCGCAACTGAAGAACCGCAACAAGGCGATGAAAGTCCTTCGGGCCCGGTTGTACGATCAAATACTGTCGGAGCAGCAGGCCAAGATCACCGCCGAGCGTCGTTCCATGGTATCCTCGGGGGATCGGTCGGCCAAAATCCGCACCTACAACTACCCGCAATCACGGGTGACCGATCACCGTATCAAGCTCACGGTCTATAAGCTCGAACAGGTGCTCACCGGTGATGTCGATCTTTTGATCGACCCGCTCCGCCACCACGATCAGGAAAAGAAACTCAAGCTCGAAACTCAGGTGTAA
- a CDS encoding DUF1385 domain-containing protein, which produces MPDLNVGGQAVIEGVMMRSEDRVATAVRTPDGRILVKADPYVSWAKKHKLLKLPILRGAVSFVEMLVLGISTLNFSADIAIKEQEKLDAQEKGETTDGKPPKSNNLMLGLTVVFALAMGIFIFFFVPLAISNLFNVDKNAVWFNLLAGGIRLTMFVLYVWGISFFGEFRRIFQYHGAEHKSISTYEMGDELVPEQAARHTRFHPRCGTSFILIVALLAMFVYAVSDTIYALYTGHPPVLLTRFGLHFSLLPLVAGTSYELLKLSGKTRDHALTRILIQPGLWVQKITTREPTMDQLEVAIVALEASLGVTESKIASQKVAVP; this is translated from the coding sequence ATGCCGGATTTGAACGTTGGTGGCCAGGCAGTAATCGAGGGCGTGATGATGCGCTCGGAAGACAGAGTTGCCACCGCCGTCCGCACGCCTGATGGCCGCATTCTGGTCAAGGCCGATCCTTATGTCTCGTGGGCGAAAAAACACAAGCTGCTCAAACTACCCATCCTGCGCGGCGCCGTCTCTTTTGTTGAGATGCTGGTGTTGGGAATCAGTACCCTGAACTTCTCAGCTGACATAGCCATAAAAGAACAGGAAAAGCTGGACGCTCAGGAAAAGGGGGAAACGACTGATGGCAAGCCGCCAAAATCCAACAATTTGATGTTGGGCTTGACAGTGGTCTTCGCTCTGGCTATGGGCATTTTCATTTTCTTCTTCGTTCCCCTGGCTATTTCGAATCTCTTTAACGTCGACAAGAATGCCGTCTGGTTCAATCTGCTGGCCGGCGGCATCCGCTTGACCATGTTTGTGTTGTATGTTTGGGGGATTTCGTTCTTTGGAGAATTCCGGCGTATTTTTCAGTATCACGGCGCCGAACACAAATCGATCTCCACTTATGAAATGGGTGATGAACTAGTTCCCGAACAGGCGGCCCGACACACCCGTTTTCACCCTCGCTGCGGGACCTCTTTTATACTCATAGTGGCTCTCTTGGCCATGTTCGTTTACGCTGTTTCCGATACCATCTACGCGCTGTACACCGGACACCCGCCCGTTTTGCTGACGCGCTTCGGTTTGCACTTTTCGCTCTTGCCGCTGGTGGCCGGCACCTCGTATGAACTCTTAAAACTTTCCGGCAAAACGCGCGATCATGCCCTCACCCGGATATTGATCCAACCCGGCCTGTGGGTGCAGAAAATCACCACCCGGGAACCTACCATGGACCAGCTGGAAGTGGCAATTGTGGCGCTGGAGGCTTCATTGGGTGTCACCGAGTCAAAAATCGCCTCACAGAAAGTGGCTGTTCCTTAG
- a CDS encoding 2-phosphosulfolactate phosphatase, with protein sequence MDVQLYLTPFPSAETEINDKIVVVIDVLRCTTCISAALMVGARGVIPTPGPGEAVDMWTKIGPDMAILAGERQGIKIENFQLGNSPMEFTADAVGGKHVVMTTSNGTAAFLQATSAALTLSCSLTNITRVVDRIAVEERDLVITCAGRGGQFSIEDTICGGMVLHLLSTDKKLKLTINDAGSLALLLYRSNKNALRQTIAQGEHGRYLSQIGFASDVTAAAVTDSMPVLPILREGQLVAADD encoded by the coding sequence ATGGACGTTCAACTATACTTGACTCCATTTCCATCCGCCGAGACGGAGATCAACGACAAGATCGTGGTGGTCATTGACGTCCTACGCTGCACCACCTGTATCTCGGCCGCCCTGATGGTCGGTGCGCGCGGAGTGATCCCGACTCCCGGTCCCGGCGAGGCGGTCGACATGTGGACCAAGATAGGTCCCGACATGGCCATCCTGGCCGGAGAACGTCAGGGTATCAAAATAGAGAATTTCCAACTGGGTAACTCGCCGATGGAGTTCACGGCCGATGCCGTAGGCGGCAAACATGTGGTGATGACCACCTCCAACGGCACCGCCGCCTTTTTGCAGGCCACCAGCGCAGCGCTGACCCTGTCGTGCAGCCTGACCAATATCACCAGAGTGGTCGATCGTATCGCCGTCGAAGAAAGGGATCTTGTTATCACCTGCGCTGGTCGCGGCGGGCAGTTTTCGATTGAGGATACCATTTGTGGAGGGATGGTGCTGCACCTATTGTCGACTGACAAGAAACTAAAACTCACCATAAATGATGCCGGGTCGTTGGCCCTTTTGCTCTATCGCAGTAACAAGAACGCCCTCAGACAGACTATCGCTCAGGGTGAACATGGCCGGTATCTCAGCCAAATCGGATTTGCATCCGATGTTACAGCGGCAGCGGTCACGGACTCGATGCCGGTATTGCCGATTCTAAGGGAGGGCCAGTTGGTAGCGGCTGACGACTGA
- a CDS encoding ATP-binding cassette domain-containing protein gives MTLVTAERISQKFNDQVILKDVSFTIKTGDRIGLVGKNGCGKTTLFEIMAGRMELDQGKVHHSRRCGIDYIEQESTQYADLTLFEYVSSARDDLAAMRTEIGGLEHHLQIEPEDREQLNRLGELQERFELEGGFSFENDVNTIVHGLGFEKNRFSDLMKNFSGGERNRAGLAKALAGKGNLLLLDEPTNHLDIESTRWLEEYLKETERSFVVVSHDRSFLSATINKIWELRLAKLEFYTGGLENYLAERTARRSQHEHRYRHQQEEIKRLEDFVRRNMAGQKTKQAQSKLKYLGRIKRLAKPRGDGLQEKIGMASSGRSFAHVLSIPEVSLGYGDKAVIHNLSLDVYRGDKVGIIGRNGSGKSTLLKTLIGQLAPVRGEIRLGHQVDVAYFDQELSDLNSESTVLDSMWEMEPMAVVGKIRSYLARFGFSDEDPFKLVANLSGGEKTKLSLARLLYHPANFIIFDEPTNHLDMDSRERLEEALIAYDGSCLIVSHDRYFLNKVVDRILHLNDGVATMYDGNYAYFREKTEKGDQPATQKPEKSKDDYHAFKEKSRQRGRHKKLLQSTRDKIVQLEEELKRLAHELEHEIAPEDWERLTAATTRKTEIEAQLLEQLAQLEKLEEVELD, from the coding sequence ATGACACTGGTCACGGCTGAGCGAATCTCGCAAAAGTTCAATGATCAGGTAATTCTCAAAGACGTTTCTTTCACCATCAAAACCGGCGACCGCATCGGGCTTGTCGGCAAGAACGGTTGTGGCAAGACGACTCTTTTCGAGATCATGGCCGGACGCATGGAACTCGATCAGGGCAAGGTCCATCACTCCCGCCGATGCGGTATAGACTATATTGAGCAGGAATCCACCCAGTATGCCGATCTGACTCTCTTTGAGTATGTAAGCTCGGCTCGTGATGACCTGGCTGCCATGCGAACCGAAATCGGCGGTCTGGAGCATCACCTTCAGATCGAGCCGGAAGATCGTGAGCAGTTGAACCGGTTGGGGGAGTTGCAGGAGCGGTTTGAGTTGGAGGGCGGGTTCAGTTTTGAAAACGACGTTAACACGATCGTTCACGGATTAGGCTTTGAGAAAAACCGGTTCTCCGATCTCATGAAGAACTTCTCGGGCGGTGAACGCAACCGGGCCGGTTTGGCCAAAGCGCTGGCCGGTAAAGGAAACCTTCTGCTCCTGGATGAGCCGACCAACCACCTTGATATCGAATCTACTCGTTGGTTGGAGGAGTATCTCAAAGAGACCGAACGTAGTTTTGTCGTCGTTTCGCACGACCGCTCGTTCCTGAGTGCCACCATCAATAAGATCTGGGAGCTACGTCTGGCCAAGCTTGAGTTCTACACCGGCGGGCTGGAAAACTACCTGGCCGAAAGAACCGCCCGAAGATCGCAGCACGAACATCGCTATCGCCACCAGCAGGAGGAGATCAAACGGCTGGAAGACTTTGTCAGGCGCAACATGGCCGGACAAAAAACCAAACAAGCACAATCCAAATTGAAATATCTCGGCCGCATCAAACGGCTGGCCAAACCGCGCGGTGATGGTCTTCAGGAAAAAATCGGTATGGCCTCGTCCGGCCGTTCGTTCGCCCATGTCTTGTCGATACCCGAGGTATCTCTCGGTTACGGCGACAAGGCGGTCATACACAATCTGTCGTTGGACGTCTACCGCGGGGACAAAGTCGGCATTATCGGACGCAACGGTTCGGGCAAATCCACTCTGTTGAAAACATTGATCGGGCAACTGGCGCCGGTGCGCGGAGAAATCAGACTGGGCCATCAGGTCGATGTGGCCTACTTCGACCAGGAACTGTCGGACCTGAATTCTGAGTCGACCGTATTGGATTCAATGTGGGAAATGGAGCCGATGGCCGTCGTCGGGAAGATCCGCTCGTACCTGGCCAGGTTCGGTTTCTCCGATGAAGACCCGTTCAAGCTGGTGGCCAACCTGTCCGGTGGTGAAAAAACCAAACTGTCGCTGGCCCGGCTGCTGTATCATCCGGCCAACTTCATCATCTTCGACGAGCCGACCAACCATCTCGACATGGACTCTCGCGAACGGCTGGAGGAAGCGCTGATTGCATACGACGGCAGTTGTCTGATTGTCAGCCATGACCGCTATTTCCTCAACAAGGTGGTGGATCGCATTCTACATCTGAATGACGGCGTGGCTACCATGTACGATGGAAACTATGCCTACTTTCGAGAAAAGACCGAAAAAGGCGACCAGCCGGCCACGCAAAAACCTGAAAAATCCAAAGATGATTACCACGCTTTCAAAGAAAAATCACGCCAACGCGGCCGCCACAAGAAACTCTTGCAGTCGACTCGGGACAAGATCGTACAATTGGAGGAAGAACTGAAGCGGCTGGCCCATGAATTGGAGCATGAGATTGCGCCCGAAGACTGGGAACGCCTTACCGCCGCAACGACGCGGAAAACTGAGATCGAGGCGCAGTTGCTGGAACAGTTAGCTCAACTTGAGAAGCTCGAGGAGGTCGAGCTTGATTAA
- the gcvT gene encoding glycine cleavage system aminomethyltransferase GcvT: protein MTVTEKQAVKTAFYDYHIEAGAKMVEFAGFWMPIQYQGITAEHLAVRKNIGLFDLSHMGEIDLYGADTVDFLQRVTSNNVAALEVGQIQYSCMTRPDGGIVDDLLVYRLADRYMLVINAANIPKDLAWLESHLFGDVKLVNRSDDFSLLAIQGPQAATLMAELTRHNLDEMSYYTSAVADIVGGEMLFSRTGYTGEDGFELYVTREQTDALWQAVNEVGRRHDLRLIGLAARDSLRLEMKMTLYGHDIDETTNPVEAGLSWIVDIETDFIGRDEIARIKTEKPHRRLVCLELTERAVPRQGYQLLAEGEPVGQVTSGVFSPSLQKPIALGYVPRRHAKAGTQLELQIRNKRFAAQVVKPPFYKDGSHL from the coding sequence ATGACAGTGACCGAAAAACAGGCGGTCAAGACCGCATTTTATGATTATCATATCGAGGCCGGCGCCAAGATGGTGGAGTTCGCAGGTTTCTGGATGCCCATTCAGTATCAGGGAATCACGGCCGAACATCTGGCCGTGCGCAAGAACATCGGGCTGTTCGACCTTTCGCACATGGGAGAGATCGATCTGTACGGCGCCGACACAGTCGATTTCCTTCAGCGCGTCACCAGCAACAATGTCGCCGCCCTCGAAGTCGGGCAGATTCAGTATAGTTGTATGACCAGGCCGGACGGCGGCATTGTCGACGACCTGTTGGTGTACCGCCTTGCTGATCGATACATGCTGGTGATCAATGCGGCCAATATTCCCAAAGACCTGGCTTGGCTTGAGTCGCACCTCTTTGGCGATGTCAAACTTGTCAACCGCTCCGATGATTTCAGCCTGCTGGCTATCCAGGGACCGCAGGCGGCGACCTTAATGGCTGAGTTGACCAGGCACAACCTTGATGAGATGTCATATTACACTTCGGCGGTGGCCGACATCGTCGGCGGTGAGATGCTGTTTTCACGTACCGGCTACACCGGTGAGGATGGTTTCGAACTGTACGTCACCCGAGAGCAGACCGACGCTCTTTGGCAAGCCGTCAACGAGGTCGGACGGCGTCACGATCTGCGACTGATCGGCCTGGCCGCGCGCGACAGTCTTAGGCTGGAAATGAAAATGACTCTCTATGGCCACGACATCGATGAAACCACCAACCCGGTCGAAGCCGGACTGAGTTGGATCGTGGATATCGAAACTGATTTTATCGGACGAGACGAAATAGCCCGCATAAAAACAGAAAAACCGCATCGCCGGCTGGTCTGTCTTGAGTTGACCGAACGCGCGGTTCCGCGCCAGGGATACCAACTCTTGGCTGAAGGTGAGCCGGTCGGCCAGGTAACTTCGGGAGTCTTTTCACCCTCGCTGCAAAAGCCGATAGCTCTCGGTTATGTACCTCGCCGACATGCCAAGGCCGGAACCCAGCTGGAACTTCAGATCAGGAACAAACGGTTTGCAGCCCAGGTGGTAAAACCTCCGTTTTACAAAGACGGATCGCACCTATAG
- a CDS encoding flavodoxin family protein gives MIKLLTISASPVEGSSTEFILSEIADAVVASLGETDKVASTTVRLNDLKYIPCQACGKSPEPEYCLFDDDLTPVYRALVECDCLLLGSPVYFDSVTAQAKAFIDRCNCFRPPDFDNVDPDHQFIRRLTKLRPAAMVLVGGERGWFEGARRVVAGFFKWVQMVDEGHLVYLSQDFNRAGEAREDTQIIELAHQLGQHLARKIIDGYEDKNGGGE, from the coding sequence TTGATTAAGCTGTTGACCATTTCAGCGTCACCGGTGGAAGGATCATCAACAGAGTTTATTCTCTCGGAGATTGCCGACGCTGTGGTGGCCTCGCTTGGCGAGACTGATAAGGTAGCGTCCACGACGGTCCGCCTGAACGATCTGAAGTACATTCCCTGTCAAGCCTGCGGTAAATCTCCCGAGCCGGAATACTGCCTCTTCGACGATGACCTCACGCCGGTCTACCGGGCGCTGGTCGAGTGCGACTGTCTGCTTCTTGGTTCGCCGGTCTATTTCGACTCGGTCACTGCTCAAGCCAAGGCCTTTATCGATCGCTGCAACTGTTTTCGCCCGCCCGATTTTGACAATGTCGACCCCGATCATCAGTTCATCCGTCGACTGACAAAGCTGCGTCCGGCAGCCATGGTGCTGGTCGGTGGTGAGCGCGGATGGTTCGAGGGCGCCCGCCGAGTAGTCGCAGGCTTTTTCAAATGGGTTCAGATGGTCGATGAAGGTCACCTGGTATACTTGTCACAAGATTTCAACCGAGCCGGCGAAGCACGTGAAGATACCCAGATTATCGAATTGGCCCACCAACTGGGCCAACATTTGGCCCGGAAGATCATAGATGGTTATGAAGACAAAAATGGTGGCGGGGAATAA
- the rpmE gene encoding 50S ribosomal protein L31 yields the protein MKPKIHPEYHELTVTCACGNSFPTRSTSKTINVEICSQCHPFFTGKQKLIDTAGRVERFRRKYAKAQKQN from the coding sequence TTGAAGCCGAAAATCCATCCTGAGTACCACGAGTTGACGGTTACCTGTGCCTGCGGGAATAGTTTCCCCACCCGCTCGACCAGCAAAACTATCAACGTGGAAATCTGCTCCCAATGCCATCCATTCTTTACCGGCAAACAGAAATTGATCGACACAGCCGGTCGCGTGGAGCGGTTTCGTCGTAAGTACGCCAAGGCTCAGAAGCAAAATTAG
- a CDS encoding BatA domain-containing protein → MFNFLNSTVLFAAAAALIPLIIHLFSKRRVKIIEFSSLKHLKAMQRRQVRRLKIRQLLLLILRMLIILAVVLAFARPTLQEGGLGSHASVSAVILFDNSASMNRYVADGDLFDLARKRTEELLTTFGEADQVALLPLDGTTGGDKAARFATAATAADLLMRIQPGTKKADLQSGLDKALELLESSDNLNQEIYIVTDRQRRNLPKRPVLSSSDARICFLELPMEAVVNSGITGVDFGGQLLMPGHEFELSATVMNYGEDDRDDLIASLFMDGVRVSQTDVRAAALAETVVRFTRSVSHTGFHSGWIELSDDKFALDNRFYFSLHIPDRFNVLVIRGDRASDFVSLALTPSEEVNQYWSVKQTDPDQLSGVNFRDYDVVILSGAPTLSQTYVERLWSFVDGGKSLFVTYSAETDVDQFNRTWSPSTGVVIDQPAKTSFSRAGYYTFSSVDLEHPIFSVFGFENGQPPGVKFYTLPELHLEGDSRVLLRFSGDRPALVEHRRGRGHVLTFTGPMSPEFSDLTGHAFFVPFVSRIVEYLAADLSSVELDLTVGDPIARSVNIRGSVQAAIRMQAPDSNVYSIPPEEESDRLVFRPQPIDLPGIYSASYLGREIDRFALNLDPAEADLSAVDHDQIVSALGARDPHRFQPDTDLASAVSELRFGKELWQLLLWIAVLLLLAEMLLARGSDVEESP, encoded by the coding sequence ATGTTCAACTTCCTCAACTCGACTGTCTTGTTCGCCGCGGCGGCGGCTTTGATACCGCTAATCATTCATCTTTTCTCCAAGCGGCGCGTAAAGATCATAGAGTTTTCATCATTGAAACATCTGAAAGCGATGCAGCGGCGTCAGGTACGTCGGCTTAAAATTCGACAGCTACTCTTACTGATACTTCGCATGCTGATAATCCTGGCCGTGGTGCTCGCCTTTGCTCGACCCACTTTGCAGGAGGGCGGCCTCGGCTCCCATGCTTCGGTATCGGCGGTGATATTGTTCGACAACTCGGCGTCGATGAACCGGTACGTGGCCGATGGTGACTTGTTCGACCTGGCTCGCAAACGGACCGAGGAACTGCTTACTACTTTCGGCGAGGCCGACCAGGTAGCGCTACTGCCGCTGGACGGTACGACCGGGGGAGATAAGGCGGCCAGGTTTGCTACCGCGGCCACCGCGGCCGATCTGCTCATGAGAATACAGCCGGGTACAAAAAAGGCCGACCTGCAATCCGGGCTGGACAAAGCGCTGGAACTTCTGGAAAGTTCCGACAACCTCAATCAAGAGATCTACATTGTTACCGATAGACAGCGGCGCAATCTGCCAAAGCGTCCGGTGCTATCTTCAAGCGATGCTCGTATTTGTTTTCTCGAACTACCTATGGAGGCGGTGGTCAACTCAGGGATCACCGGTGTCGATTTCGGCGGACAACTGTTGATGCCGGGACATGAGTTCGAGTTATCGGCCACCGTGATGAACTACGGTGAAGACGACCGCGATGATCTGATTGCATCTTTGTTCATGGACGGCGTGCGGGTCTCTCAGACCGACGTGCGTGCTGCTGCTTTAGCAGAAACGGTCGTGCGTTTCACGCGAAGCGTTTCGCACACCGGATTCCACAGTGGATGGATCGAACTCTCCGACGACAAATTCGCTTTGGACAACCGCTTCTATTTCAGCCTGCACATTCCCGACCGGTTCAACGTTTTGGTGATCCGGGGTGATCGTGCAAGTGACTTTGTGTCGCTGGCTCTGACACCGTCTGAGGAGGTCAACCAGTATTGGTCGGTAAAACAGACCGACCCGGATCAATTGTCGGGTGTGAATTTTCGCGACTACGATGTTGTCATACTCTCCGGCGCACCGACCTTGAGCCAAACCTACGTTGAAAGGCTGTGGTCGTTTGTGGATGGCGGCAAGTCACTTTTTGTGACCTACTCGGCTGAGACCGATGTCGACCAGTTCAATCGGACGTGGTCGCCCAGCACCGGTGTGGTCATTGATCAGCCGGCCAAAACAAGTTTCTCCAGAGCCGGATATTACACTTTCAGTTCGGTAGATCTGGAACACCCTATCTTCAGTGTGTTCGGGTTCGAAAACGGCCAGCCGCCGGGAGTGAAATTCTACACTCTTCCCGAACTGCACCTGGAGGGCGACAGCCGGGTCCTTCTGCGATTCTCCGGTGATCGCCCGGCGCTGGTCGAGCATCGCCGGGGTCGTGGGCACGTACTCACATTTACCGGACCGATGTCACCGGAGTTTTCGGACCTCACCGGCCACGCCTTCTTTGTACCGTTCGTATCGCGGATAGTGGAGTACCTGGCTGCGGACCTCAGTTCGGTCGAACTGGATTTAACGGTCGGCGACCCCATTGCGCGAAGCGTGAATATACGCGGCTCTGTTCAGGCGGCCATTCGCATGCAAGCTCCCGACAGCAATGTCTACAGCATCCCGCCCGAAGAAGAATCTGATAGACTCGTCTTCAGACCACAGCCGATCGATCTGCCGGGTATCTATAGCGCCTCCTATCTGGGCCGGGAGATCGACCGGTTTGCGCTCAACCTCGATCCAGCCGAAGCCGACTTGAGCGCGGTCGACCACGACCAGATTGTGTCGGCCCTGGGCGCGCGTGATCCACATCGGTTTCAGCCGGATACGGACCTCGCATCGGCTGTTTCAGAATTGCGATTCGGCAAGGAGTTGTGGCAGTTGCTACTTTGGATTGCGGTACTGCTTTTGCTGGCCGAGATGCTTCTGGCGCGGGGCTCAGACGTCGAGGAGTCGCCATGA